The following proteins are encoded in a genomic region of Liolophura sinensis isolate JHLJ2023 chromosome 7, CUHK_Ljap_v2, whole genome shotgun sequence:
- the LOC135470491 gene encoding ribonucleoside-diphosphate reductase subunit M2 B-like isoform X2 codes for MLSAYSPKTTNSIVDNDLSSKLKNTKMNDENQNILSSTQMNKESVKPKSTVVEKKKRRKPVENIEEEPLLRTNPRRFVIFPIEYHDIWQMYKKAEASFWTAEEVDLSKDLAHWEELKDEERHFISHVLAFFAASDGIVNENLVERFSQEVQVTEARCFYGFQIAIENIHSEMYSLLIDTYIKDPKQRDFLFNAIENLQCVKKKADWALKWIGDDEATFGERIIAFASVEGIFFSGSFAAIFWLKKRGIMPGLTFSNELISRDEGLHCDFACLMFKHLVNKPSQERVYEIVKQAVTIEQEFLTDALPVKLIGMNGDLMKQYIEFVADRLLVELQCEKVYNAENPFDFMEHISLEGKTNFFEKKVGEYQKMGVMSGGQNHEFTLDADF; via the exons ATGTTGAGCGCCTATTCACCAAAGACTACTAATTCAATTGTTGATAATGATTTATCATCCAAACTAAAAAACACCAAGATGAATGACGAGAATCAG AATATCCTTTCAAGTACACAGATGAACAAAGAG TCAGTGAAGCCAAAATCAACAGTGGTGGAAAAGAAAAAGCGAAGAAAGCCTGTAGAGAACATTGAAGAAGAACCATTACTGAGAACTAATCCACGGAGATTTGTCATTTTTCCTATCGAGTATCATGACATTTGGCAGATGTACAAGAAGGCCGAAGCATCGTTCTGGACAGCAGAGGAGGTGGACTTGTCTAAAGACTTAGCACACTGGGAAGAGCTGAAGGATGAAGaaagacattttatttcacatgtactgGCATTTTTTGCCGCAAGCGATGGAATTGTCAATGAAAACCTG GTGGAACGCTTCAGTCAGGAGGTTCAGGTGACAGAAGCGCGATGTTTCTATGGATTCCAGATCGCTATTGAAAATATCCACTCAGAGATGTATAGTTTATTAATAGACACATATATTAAAGACCCAAAGCAGAG GGACTTCTTATTTAACGCTATTGAGAACTTGCAATGTGTAAAGAAGAAGGCTGACTGGGCGTTGAAGTGGATCGGGGATGATGAAGCTACTTTTGGCGAAAGAATTATTGCCTTTGCCTCAGTAGAGGGTATCTTCTTCTCCGGGTCATTTGCTGCCATCTTCTGGTTGAAAAAGAGAGGAATCATGCCCGGTCTTACCTTCAGTAACGAACTCATCAGCAGAGACGAG GGTCTTCACTGCGACTTTGCATGCCTGATGTTCAAGCACCTTGTAAACAAACCATCCCAGGAGAGAGTGTACGAGATTGTGAAGCAGGCGGTGACGATTGAGCAAGAGTTCCTGACTGACGCTCTCCCGGTGAAACTGATTGGCATGAATGGTGATCTGATGAAACAATACATTGAGTTTGTGGCGGACAGGCTGCTTGTGGAATTGCAGTGCGAGAAG GTTTACAATGCAGAGAATCCCTTTGACTTCATGGAGCACATCTCCTTAGAGGGCAAGACCAACTTCTTTGAGAAGAAAGTGGGAGAGTACCAGAAGATGGGCGTTATGTCTGGAGGACAGAATCATGAATTTACATTGGATGCCGATTTCTAA
- the LOC135471612 gene encoding neurensin-1-like, whose protein sequence is MAELPVTEEREFLPQTGHSRKSSVASVGADESRSNSRRSSKRLSRQASMERHSLDEQESRRTRKYDKRRSCPDYFGVKSYLHNFYDTAFFKDPSIYEEEDDYRYLLNPARRRRRCRPVWWKVSTWIGVNLMIFGVIGILVGYLVPRKPIIIETDSSNQILLVDKQANPHNTMLDMCKVIGLVLFCLGGTTLALALLFPSFLHQYCNEERYDDAIRVRYGEDAKPPPLSPIEMTIPASSKVSSVQPERNGAESLLTKDGMVNVKD, encoded by the coding sequence ATGGCGGAACTGCCAGTGACAGAAGAACGGGAATTTCTTCCGCAAACGGGCCACAGTCGGAAATCGTCTGTCGCGTCCGTGGGTGCTGACGAGTCCAGGTCGAATTCCAGGAGAAGCAGTAAACGTCTGAGTCGACAGGCCTCGATGGAGAGGCATTCCTTGGACGAGCAGGAATCGCGTCGCACCAGGAAGTACGACAAGCGACGTAGTTGTCCGGACTATTTCGGCGTGAAATCCTACCTTCACAATTTCTATGATACCGCCTTCTTCAAGGACCCGTCTATATACGAGGAAGAAGACGACTATCGGTACCTTCTGAATCCGGCACGGAGGCGACGCCGGTGTCGGCCCGTCTGGTGGAAGGTGTCCACCTGGATCGGTGTCAACCTCATGATCTTCGGGGTGATCGGGATCCTTGTGGGCTACCTCGTACCCAGAAAACCCATCATCATAGAGACTGATTCTTCCAACCAAATTTTGCTGGTGGACAAGCAGGCGAATCCGCACAACACCATGCTGGATATGTGCAAAGTAATCGGACTGGTGCTGTTCTGTCTCGGTGGAACGACCTTGGCGCTCGCTCTGCTCTTTCCTAGCTTTCTGCATCAATATTGCAATGAGGAACGCTACGACGACGCGATTCGTGTCCGTTACGGAGAGGACGCCAAACCTCCGCCTTTAAGTCCTATAGAAATGACCATTCCGGCCTCTTCGAAGGTCAGCAGTGTCCAGCCCGAGAGGAACGGCGCGGAATCTTTACTAACCAAAGACGGAATGGTTAATGTTAAAGACTAG
- the LOC135470491 gene encoding ribonucleoside-diphosphate reductase small chain-like isoform X1 produces MLSAYSPKTTNSIVDNDLSSKLKNTKMNDENQVPCSLSINIKKKPLGESQTQNILSSTQMNKESVKPKSTVVEKKKRRKPVENIEEEPLLRTNPRRFVIFPIEYHDIWQMYKKAEASFWTAEEVDLSKDLAHWEELKDEERHFISHVLAFFAASDGIVNENLVERFSQEVQVTEARCFYGFQIAIENIHSEMYSLLIDTYIKDPKQRDFLFNAIENLQCVKKKADWALKWIGDDEATFGERIIAFASVEGIFFSGSFAAIFWLKKRGIMPGLTFSNELISRDEGLHCDFACLMFKHLVNKPSQERVYEIVKQAVTIEQEFLTDALPVKLIGMNGDLMKQYIEFVADRLLVELQCEKVYNAENPFDFMEHISLEGKTNFFEKKVGEYQKMGVMSGGQNHEFTLDADF; encoded by the exons ATGTTGAGCGCCTATTCACCAAAGACTACTAATTCAATTGTTGATAATGATTTATCATCCAAACTAAAAAACACCAAGATGAATGACGAGAATCAG GTCCCATGTTCACTTTCCATTAACATAAAGAAGAAACCACTTGGAGAAAGTCAGACCCAG AATATCCTTTCAAGTACACAGATGAACAAAGAG TCAGTGAAGCCAAAATCAACAGTGGTGGAAAAGAAAAAGCGAAGAAAGCCTGTAGAGAACATTGAAGAAGAACCATTACTGAGAACTAATCCACGGAGATTTGTCATTTTTCCTATCGAGTATCATGACATTTGGCAGATGTACAAGAAGGCCGAAGCATCGTTCTGGACAGCAGAGGAGGTGGACTTGTCTAAAGACTTAGCACACTGGGAAGAGCTGAAGGATGAAGaaagacattttatttcacatgtactgGCATTTTTTGCCGCAAGCGATGGAATTGTCAATGAAAACCTG GTGGAACGCTTCAGTCAGGAGGTTCAGGTGACAGAAGCGCGATGTTTCTATGGATTCCAGATCGCTATTGAAAATATCCACTCAGAGATGTATAGTTTATTAATAGACACATATATTAAAGACCCAAAGCAGAG GGACTTCTTATTTAACGCTATTGAGAACTTGCAATGTGTAAAGAAGAAGGCTGACTGGGCGTTGAAGTGGATCGGGGATGATGAAGCTACTTTTGGCGAAAGAATTATTGCCTTTGCCTCAGTAGAGGGTATCTTCTTCTCCGGGTCATTTGCTGCCATCTTCTGGTTGAAAAAGAGAGGAATCATGCCCGGTCTTACCTTCAGTAACGAACTCATCAGCAGAGACGAG GGTCTTCACTGCGACTTTGCATGCCTGATGTTCAAGCACCTTGTAAACAAACCATCCCAGGAGAGAGTGTACGAGATTGTGAAGCAGGCGGTGACGATTGAGCAAGAGTTCCTGACTGACGCTCTCCCGGTGAAACTGATTGGCATGAATGGTGATCTGATGAAACAATACATTGAGTTTGTGGCGGACAGGCTGCTTGTGGAATTGCAGTGCGAGAAG GTTTACAATGCAGAGAATCCCTTTGACTTCATGGAGCACATCTCCTTAGAGGGCAAGACCAACTTCTTTGAGAAGAAAGTGGGAGAGTACCAGAAGATGGGCGTTATGTCTGGAGGACAGAATCATGAATTTACATTGGATGCCGATTTCTAA
- the LOC135471754 gene encoding O(6)-methylguanine-induced apoptosis 2-like produces the protein MADSVRHVDEEVVRRIHSSNHSGHLHKGHGIVAATSSIPTKFQTIVTDNGDKKGFLSQSKRFGSFSDQNENPGPGKYTSHKSMNNNSTSFSKRGTGGFASKSKRKFKYDIPSGPGPGIYSLPGLLSTRKDFNAANNSRTFQQPIAEKVVKEDWRPSPNQYDIAKVKYGKANNVSANAAFKSKSLREVINTKESQHVPAPGHYNVRDDICHDSVKIPVSSFKSTSVRRMAPDPPPFPGPGTYKPWEEIDDDVIRQLLPRKHYLCISAPAMPLPGAAPSPGPGAYNLKSNFTTNKHYMSGANFVSTSSRWTGAATKVDLPGPAHYKPVHTGKQSFIYNVQGRWI, from the exons ATGGCTGACAGCGTAAGGCATGTAGATGAGGAAGTCGTAAGAAGGATACATAGTTCAAATCATTCTGGACATTTACACAAAG GTCATGGTATTGTGGCAGCGACATCATCCATACCCACCAAATTTCAGACAATTGTCACAGACAATGGGGACAAAAAGGGATTTCTTTCACaatccaaaagatttggaaGCTTCAGTGATCAg aacgaAAATCCTGGACCCGGTAAATACACTTCACATAAATCcatgaacaacaacagcacatcATTTTCTAAGAGAGGAACTGGAGGGTTTGCCTCAAAG agCAAACGAAAGTTTAAGTATGACATTCCAAGTGGTCCAGGCCCCGGCATATACAGTCTTCCTGGTTTATTATCGACACGCAAGGACTTCAATGCAGCAAACAACTCTAGGACTTTCCAACAACCCATAGCAGAGAAAGTTGTGAAAGAAGACTGGAGGCCATCTCCAAACCAGTATGAT ATTGCCAAGGTAAAATATGGGAAAGCAAATAATGTATCAGCCAATGCAGCATTCAAGTCTAAGTCTCTGAGGGAAGTTATCAACACCAAAGAATCTCAGCATGTGCCTGCTCCAG GCCACTACAATGTGAGAGATGACATTTGCCATGACAGCGTGAAAATCCCAGTCTCAAGTTTTAAGTCTACATCAGTGAGAAGGATGGCCCCTGACCCCCCACCA TTTCCTGGACCGGGTACATATAAACCATGGGAAGAAATAGATGATGATGTCATCAGGCAATTATTACC ACGGAAGCACTATTTGTGTATATCTGCCCCTGCCATGCCCCTCCCTGGGGCTGCACCATCCCCAGGCCCTGGAGCTTACAATCTCAAGTCCAATTTCACCACTAATAAACATTATATGTCTGGTGCCAACTTTGTCTCCACAAGTAGTCGATGGACAGGGGCAGCAACCAAAGTGGACTTACCTGGACCAG ctCATTACAAGCCAGTACATACAGGCAAACAGTCCTTTATATACAATGTCCAGGGGAGATGGATTTGA